A section of the Pristiophorus japonicus isolate sPriJap1 chromosome 4, sPriJap1.hap1, whole genome shotgun sequence genome encodes:
- the LOC139262639 gene encoding ferritin heavy chain B-like has protein sequence MASQVRQNYQQDCEDAVNKQINMELYSSYVYLSVSYYFDRDDVALCHFAEFFKEQSHEEREHAEKLMQFQNRRGGRIILADIKKPEQEEWSNGLEAMQRALQMEKNVNQSLLDLHKLSTGSTDPHLCDFLETHYLDEQVKMIKKLGDHITNLKRLGAPENGLGEYLFDKHTLGECD, from the exons ATGGCTTCTCAAGTGCGTCAGAATTATCAGcaggactgtgaggatgctgttaacaagcagatcaacatggagctctattcctcctatgtttatctctctgtG TCCtattactttgaccgggatgatgttgccctgtgtcactttgctgagttcttcaaggagcagtcacatgaggaacgtgagcatgctgagaaactgatgcaattccagaatcggcgtggaggacggatcatcttggCGGACATCAAG aaaccagagcaggaagagtggagcaatggtctggaggcaatgcagagagctctgcagatggagaagaatgtcaaccagagtctgctggatctgcacaaactctccactgggagcactgaccctcat ttgtgtgacttcctggagactcactacttggatgaacaagtgaagatgatcaagaagcttggcgatcacatcaccaacctgaagagactgggagcccctgagaatggcctgggagagtacctgtttgacaagcacaccctgggggagTGTGACTAA